A region from the Lolium perenne isolate Kyuss_39 chromosome 4, Kyuss_2.0, whole genome shotgun sequence genome encodes:
- the LOC127295300 gene encoding uncharacterized protein gives MPKAGRRRTRADPGTGTGREAKKKKRAEDRPVLFAALESEKSQSEAKLDRVYADVVESATEESSDPPSPLLHRPYIPDELADRADIRAAFREANATYEADTERRSAVLTMDRYSSSSCLSNDRRLLHIREAAKDAVLLAANSIISLSSYLDDEPLNRCCGLWIQRDDKKKTALVLTSAYLIRAKDPPSVRNQLTGKCHRDASVIVHLLDGTTALARLIYLQEQYELALYEVVVDKAVQLSTFNDNVHSGQDVFRLGRDESLDLRITHGRVEYRIPNRHERCHYMYFSHDDERSVSSTTTSKPFSQGNWDRLDERSWHDDGGPIIDLEGKVVGMVINQMKDTFLPSSILHKCLDLWRKMKCIPRAHLGMTFTSIKFLDPICIERMRRKHNIESGLIVEQVSKESNAEKLGIRKGDIIERLNGQYISTTTELEKMLLDIGGDHFPKAKVLNAKLDIPIQIFRATKLCRRARNLTVTVSDCGEDIIEGTCPITVGLWR, from the exons ATGCCGAAGGCCGGCAGGCGGCGCACGAGGGCGGATCCGGGGACCGGGACGGGGAGGgaagcgaagaagaagaagagagcaGAGGACCGGCCGGTGTTGTTCGCGGCCTTGGAGAGTGAAAAATCCCAATCCGAAGCAAAATTAG ATCGTGTGTACGCCGATGTGGTCGAGTCCGCGACGGAGGAATCCTCCGATCCACCCAGCCCTCTGCTACATAGACCCTACATCCCCGACGAGCTAGCTGATAGGGCGGACATACGTGCCGCTTTCCGGGAGGCCAATGCCACATACGAAGCAGACACAG AACGTCGGTCTGCTGTCCTCACCATGGATCGGTACTCTTCTAGTTCCTGCCTGTCCAACGACCGACGCCTGCTTCACATCCGGGAGGCAGCCAAGGATGCCGTGCTTCTTGCCGCCAACTCTATTATCAGCCTCTCGTCCTATCTTG ACGACGAGCCGCTGAATAGGTGCTGTGGTTTGTGGATTCAACGGGACGACAAGAAGAAAACCGCCCTTGTTTTGACGTCCGCCTATCTAATTCGCGCAAAGGATCCCCCCTCTGTGAGGAACCAGCTGACAGGCAAATGTCATCGTGATGCTAGC GTCATTGTTCACTTGCTGGACGGCACAACTGCATTAGCCCGTCTCATCTACCTCCAGGAGCAGTACGAGTTAGCTCTTTATGAGGTTGTAGTGGACAAAGCGGTTCAACTGTCCACTTTTAATGACAATGTGCATTCTGGTCAAGATGTTTTCCGACTTGGAAGAGATGAAAGTCTTGATCTAAGAATAACCCATGGTAGGGTGGAATATAGGATTCCAAACCGCCATGAGAGATGCCACTACATGTATTTTTCCCACGATGATGAACGCAGTGTATcttcaacaacaacatcaaagcctttttcGCAAGGAAATTGGGACAGGCTAGATGAACGCAGT TGGCATGATGATGGAGGCCCTATCATTGACTTAGAAGGGAAGGTTGTGGGAATGGTCATCAATCAAATGAAAGATACCTTTTTACCTTCTTCTATATTGCACAAATGCTTGGATTTGTGGAGAAAGATGAA ATGCATCCCTCGTGCCCACCTTGGAATGACTTTTACTTCTATCAAGTTTCTAGATCCTATTTGTATTGAGAGGATGAGACGTAAGCATAACATTGAATCCGGTCTTATTGTTGAACAA GTGTCAAAAGAATCAAATGCTGAGAAACTTGGAATCCGCAAGGGTGATATTATTGAACGTTTGAATGGACAGTATATTTCTACTACAACCGAG TTGGAAAAAATGTTGCTGGACATAGGCGGGGACCATTTTCCTAAAGCAAAAGTCTTAAATGCCAAGCTAGATATTCCT ATTCAAATATTTCGTGCCACGAAACTTTGCCGAAGAGCTAGGAACTTGACTGTAACTGTATCGGATTGTGGAGAAGACATCATAGAAG GCACTTGCCCTATCACTGTTGGCCTTTGGAGATGA